The Helianthus annuus cultivar XRQ/B chromosome 11, HanXRQr2.0-SUNRISE, whole genome shotgun sequence region AGTAAACATAAGCAACGGCTATGAGTTAGTAAAATCAAATATCTTAACATATGTGCACGCATGACTCTCCATACATGACTAACCCATAAAAATCATTGAGAGAACTCACTACCATATGAAAACCTTAAATCATATTACAATATGCtacaataaattaaataaaaccagACTAAATTGTAATTGCCTAAAAACTTGAAATGACTATTAAACGAACTTAAACATAGATAAATGAAGGTAAATGAACACACATAAACAAATTTTTAAGTGAACTAACTTATGAGTGTAGCGACTGCAGTATGCACGTAAAGAAACATGAAACAGTAACAAAATAGATTACAACCAGTCTGCCATTATTAACATCATAGATTTCTTATACATAAACTTTAACGCTAAGTAAAAATATCAACAACTACCATGAATATAAACAAAAGGTATTATAAGACCAATAAAGTATAGAAACAAAATGGAAGCGAGCGAAGCAAAGCAGGTTAATTGGGCGAGGGAAGACTCTGTGTACTAACTTGCTTCTTTTATTCGGTAGGTGGACACTCGTCATGAACCACCTAAGATTTAGAATGCAACAATGAGTGAAAGATATATGGTGTCAAAGTGTACATACCAAAAGCTATTCATCttatttgtttaaaaaatttATATTGTAGAGTTGGCATAGTATAGCACTATAGCAGTATGATTTGCAACCTTATTGTGTTCAAGTGTGAATGAGACCATTGAATGAATAACTGGAGTAGCAACAACAAATTTGTAGATTTGGCCGTCATAGGATGCCATCCTTGCCTTTCACGACCTTTGCTTGATGAGATACCCATGAAGTGTGAGTTAAACTCCTATTTGTGGGTTCTCCTTCAAGGCCTTTTTGCTGATTATTTTAAGCCAGTTTATAAATGATGAACATAATGGTAAGCGAAGTTAGTTGCTTGTATTTCTTGAAGATAGAATACAAATATACTGATAATATGAACATACTGCAAGTAATGTTGCGGTATAATGTTTATAAGGCATGCAATTATGCTCCTTTGAATTATCAGCCAGCTTCAAAAAAATGAAAAGATCTGTTAGTAACAATCTTCTTTGTCATTCATTAACACATTCAACAAAAAAGCTCTCATTCATTAAAAGGCCACAAACAGGATGAAATCATGAAATAAATCaacacaaaataaacaaatcatTAAATAAGCTAAAATATATACTCACAATAGGACAATCCCGCCAAAACTCAGATAATGATTTCCTCTGCAGGCAAGGAAAAAGACAACTAATTAAGAAGAAATTAGACCAGAAATAGCAGAGCACAACAATTCTTCCACAATTAGAACAAAGAGACCACAAATTTAGTAACTAAAACATTACGATTATGCATTCTTATTCATATACATCAAATAAAATGAAAACCAATGAAAGTATGAAACTCACATTTCTCAAATAGCTGAACTGAAATGGAGGCAATGCACCTGTATCCACACGGTTACTGGTGTTCCTTAGTGAAAGCAAAATATCCATTTGTAACACCACCGAATATGTTAT contains the following coding sequences:
- the LOC110897671 gene encoding glycosyltransferase BC10-like — protein: MDILLSLRNTSNRVDTGALPPFQFSYLRNRKSLSEFWRDCPILADNSKEHNCMPYKHYTATLLAQKGLEGEPTNRSLTHTSWVSHQAKVVKGKDGIL